In Candidatus Desulfofervidus auxilii, one genomic interval encodes:
- a CDS encoding rod-binding protein — MQNWKLYNSIMAPSSIQYQGARSKSQEKLRKVCAEFESLFIHYMLKTMRNSSLKSPLLHSKYEDIYNSLIDQQISLHISKAGGIGIGEILYNQLKVLDAHDDKK, encoded by the coding sequence ATGCAGAATTGGAAATTATATAACTCCATAATGGCTCCCTCTAGTATCCAGTATCAAGGAGCAAGGAGCAAGAGTCAAGAGAAATTAAGGAAGGTATGCGCTGAATTTGAATCCCTATTTATTCATTATATGTTAAAAACTATGCGGAATTCTAGTTTGAAATCTCCGTTATTGCATAGTAAATATGAGGATATTTATAACTCCCTTATTGACCAACAGATTTCACTCCACATTTCTAAAGCAGGAGGAATAGGGATAGGGGAAATACTTTATAATCAATTAAAGGTTTTAGATGCTCATGACGATAAAAAATAA
- the flgN gene encoding flagellar export chaperone FlgN — protein MLMTIKNKSLENLLILLREYILLLEELLSCLEKEKMFIIDPSLDELYEMNKQKQNILLKIKLAKESVKNILNEFEPNISLKRLIEKIPRSHLREEISHVYREIISLSELIEFTNRQNKEFIQDSLNCISDCIYMFINSSSELHSYRKDGKEFSSQAHFFNQKV, from the coding sequence ATGCTCATGACGATAAAAAATAAAAGTTTGGAAAATTTACTCATTTTGCTGAGAGAATATATATTACTTCTTGAAGAGCTTTTAAGTTGTTTAGAAAAGGAGAAAATGTTTATCATTGACCCTTCATTAGATGAGCTATATGAAATGAACAAACAAAAACAAAATATTCTTTTAAAAATCAAATTGGCCAAAGAGTCTGTGAAAAATATATTAAATGAATTTGAACCTAACATTTCTCTAAAAAGACTTATAGAGAAAATACCCAGGAGTCATTTAAGAGAAGAAATCAGCCATGTTTATAGGGAAATTATATCTTTGAGTGAATTAATTGAGTTTACAAACAGGCAAAACAAGGAGTTTATTCAAGATTCCTTAAATTGTATAAGTGATTGTATCTATATGTTTATAAATTCTTCTTCTGAATTGCATAGTTATAGAAAGGATGGAAAGGAGTTTTCGTCACAAGCACATTTTTTTAATCAGAAGGTATAA